A stretch of Clostridium formicaceticum DNA encodes these proteins:
- the spoIIIAA gene encoding stage III sporulation protein AA gives MNIQNAHFIEKNTMIDLEEFLCPEVREKIVKLPKDIKNVMEEIRLRINQPLMIYANDQDYFISKNGELLSEEKGSYRISKKNIENTLQFITNYSIYSVEEEIKRGYITVQGGHRVGIVGKVLYDGSGVKTIKEFTGLNLRISREKIGISSSILSYLINHKKEFMNTLIISPPQCGKTTLLRDIIKNLSDGIPSLGLKGLKVGVVDERSEIGACFQGIPQNNLGIRTDVLDACPKAQGMMMLIRAMSPQVIATDEIGREEDSIAIQEALLAGIKLITTVHGKSLEDVLCKKVIGELVKEGIFERIIVLSNSQGVGTIEKIMDGYTFKDLLKSPMKNKVAN, from the coding sequence ATGAATATTCAAAATGCCCATTTTATTGAAAAAAACACCATGATTGATTTAGAAGAATTTCTATGTCCTGAGGTTAGGGAAAAAATAGTAAAACTTCCAAAGGACATAAAGAATGTGATGGAGGAAATAAGACTAAGAATAAATCAACCCCTAATGATTTATGCCAATGATCAGGACTATTTTATAAGTAAAAATGGTGAATTGTTGTCAGAAGAAAAAGGTAGCTATAGAATCTCTAAAAAAAATATTGAAAACACTTTACAGTTTATTACCAATTATTCTATTTATTCAGTGGAGGAAGAAATAAAAAGAGGTTATATCACTGTACAGGGAGGTCATAGGGTTGGTATTGTAGGAAAGGTTTTGTATGATGGTAGCGGCGTAAAAACCATCAAAGAATTTACAGGATTAAATTTAAGGATTTCTAGGGAGAAGATAGGGATTTCTTCTAGTATCTTAAGCTATCTTATAAATCATAAGAAAGAATTCATGAATACTTTGATTATTTCTCCTCCCCAGTGTGGAAAAACCACTTTATTAAGGGATATTATTAAAAATTTAAGCGATGGTATACCTAGCCTAGGATTAAAGGGTTTAAAGGTAGGAGTGGTGGATGAACGTTCAGAAATCGGAGCTTGCTTTCAAGGGATACCGCAAAATAATTTAGGAATAAGAACAGATGTATTAGATGCCTGTCCAAAAGCCCAGGGAATGATGATGCTGATTCGAGCAATGTCTCCACAAGTGATAGCAACCGATGAGATTGGAAGAGAAGAGGATAGTATAGCAATACAGGAGGCGCTGCTAGCTGGAATAAAACTGATCACTACAGTTCATGGAAAATCTTTAGAGGACGTGCTGTGTAAGAAGGTGATAGGAGAATTGGTAAAGGAAGGGATATTTGAAAGGATCATAGTTTTATCCAATAGTCAAGGCGTTGGTACTATAGAAAAAATTATGGATGGATATACCTTTAAAGATTTACTAAAATCTCCTATGAAAAATAAGGTGGCGAATTAA
- the spoIIIAB gene encoding stage III sporulation protein SpoIIIAB, with protein sequence MLVKLMISLVIIGCSSLIGIIYANTFIERTKLLANVLSTLQMLETEIVFSATPLPELLSKVGKKSRAEIGCILEATAEILGKKEGDLFSEAWRKAVERESVSTVFTKEDIQILLALGNTLGISDTHDQVKHIRLAMEEIKRNYELSIIVQNKSVRLYRNLGFLVGITIVIVFF encoded by the coding sequence ATGTTGGTAAAACTAATGATTTCTTTGGTGATTATAGGGTGCAGCTCTTTAATAGGCATCATTTATGCCAATACCTTTATAGAAAGAACGAAACTTTTAGCCAATGTTTTATCTACTTTACAAATGCTAGAAACAGAAATCGTTTTTAGCGCCACACCTTTACCGGAGCTTCTAAGTAAAGTAGGTAAAAAAAGCAGAGCTGAGATAGGGTGTATCTTAGAAGCGACTGCGGAAATTTTAGGAAAAAAAGAAGGAGATTTGTTTTCTGAAGCATGGCGGAAAGCAGTGGAAAGAGAAAGTGTTTCAACGGTTTTTACAAAGGAGGACATTCAAATATTACTGGCTTTAGGAAATACATTAGGAATCTCTGATACCCATGATCAAGTAAAGCATATACGCTTGGCGATGGAGGAGATAAAAAGAAATTACGAACTGTCTATTATAGTCCAAAATAAAAGTGTTAGGCTATATAGAAACCTAGGGTTTTTAGTAGGAATCACGATAGTAATTGTTTTTTTCTAA
- the spoIIIAD gene encoding stage III sporulation protein AD, translated as MEIFQIVAIGMVAAVLSVLIKNQKPEIGIYISLATGIIIFIFIVAKLQSVIEILNQLANKINIDDIYLSTILKIVGIAYIAEFGAQVCKDAGEGVIASKIEFAGKILIMVMSVPILVSLMDLIINIVP; from the coding sequence ATGGAAATTTTTCAAATAGTAGCAATAGGAATGGTTGCGGCTGTTCTATCCGTGCTTATAAAGAATCAAAAACCAGAAATAGGCATCTATATTAGCTTAGCGACAGGGATTATCATATTTATCTTTATTGTAGCAAAATTACAATCTGTCATTGAAATTCTTAATCAATTAGCTAATAAAATAAACATCGATGATATCTATTTATCTACGATCTTAAAAATTGTTGGGATTGCCTACATAGCAGAGTTTGGAGCACAAGTTTGTAAGGATGCAGGCGAAGGGGTAATCGCTTCTAAAATAGAATTTGCTGGAAAAATACTCATTATGGTGATGTCAGTACCTATTTTAGTGTCGTTAATGGATTTGATTATCAACATAGTACCTTAG
- the spoIIIAE gene encoding stage III sporulation protein AE — protein sequence MKKTVIVTMMMCFLLTSMVWGEQQDLTPEGIIQNQIEKLEIKELQEIMDVMNRDLEEYMPRVDIKQFIMNLIRGEATLSFSDIIKGSTRFLFKEVVANWTLLAQIIVLASICAVLKNLQSAFENEVVGKLAYNVCYLVIISITIKSFMIAIGIGRETIDVMVSFMQVLMPVLLAMLMAIGGITTSAILHPILLGAIGFVGTIIKVTILPLILFSAVLTIVNHLSSKIQVTKLAGLLKQAAVVTLGFILTAFIGIISIQGITASTVDGVTIRTAKFAVDKFIPIVGGFLSEAMDTVIGCSLVLKNAIGAIGLISIFLLCLMPMIKILALVIVYKLCAAVIEPISENGLVDCLNSMSNSLILLFATVSSVAIMFFLTITIIVSTGNITVMMR from the coding sequence ATGAAAAAAACTGTGATTGTAACGATGATGATGTGCTTTTTGCTGACTTCTATGGTTTGGGGAGAACAGCAGGATTTAACACCAGAGGGAATCATACAAAATCAGATAGAAAAATTAGAGATAAAAGAGTTACAGGAAATCATGGATGTAATGAATAGAGATTTGGAAGAGTATATGCCTAGAGTAGATATCAAACAGTTTATTATGAACCTTATACGGGGGGAGGCTACCTTATCTTTTAGTGACATTATTAAGGGTAGTACAAGATTTTTATTCAAAGAAGTGGTGGCTAACTGGACGTTATTAGCACAAATTATTGTACTAGCCTCTATATGTGCAGTTTTAAAGAACTTGCAGAGCGCTTTTGAAAATGAAGTAGTAGGAAAATTGGCTTATAACGTATGTTATTTGGTGATCATCAGTATTACCATTAAAAGTTTTATGATCGCTATTGGCATTGGGAGAGAAACTATTGATGTTATGGTGAGCTTTATGCAGGTTTTGATGCCGGTACTTCTAGCTATGTTGATGGCGATAGGGGGCATAACAACCTCAGCGATTTTACATCCTATTTTACTAGGCGCCATTGGATTTGTTGGAACCATCATTAAGGTTACCATCCTACCGTTGATTTTATTCTCGGCGGTCTTAACGATTGTTAATCATCTATCCTCTAAAATTCAAGTAACAAAACTAGCAGGACTATTGAAACAAGCAGCTGTAGTAACCTTGGGTTTTATACTAACCGCCTTTATAGGGATCATTTCCATTCAAGGAATTACTGCTTCTACCGTAGATGGTGTGACAATAAGAACAGCTAAATTTGCAGTAGACAAGTTTATCCCAATCGTAGGAGGTTTTTTATCAGAAGCGATGGATACGGTGATTGGATGTTCCTTAGTACTTAAAAATGCTATTGGCGCCATTGGACTAATCTCTATTTTTCTTTTATGCTTGATGCCTATGATAAAGATATTGGCTTTGGTGATTGTTTATAAGCTATGTGCAGCAGTGATTGAACCAATCTCAGAAAATGGACTGGTAGACTGTTTAAATAGCATGAGTAACTCACTGATTCTTTTATTTGCAACCGTCAGTTCGGTAGCAATAATGTTTTTTCTCACTATAACGATTATCGTAAGTACCGGTAACATTACTGTAATGATGAGGTAG
- the spoIIIAF gene encoding stage III sporulation protein AF: protein MIREWIITIVSVIIFVTFVEILIPNSNNKRFINVVVGLLIMMVILNPLMGFLQGEVDLGEKILQTSNHLDYKTAQNRIAQTDYMQEEAVVALYKGQLAQQMKNRIENNFYYTVEDIHLEIEEKQTSEFGMIHGVEIILREGIEDTNRRNEKKEIVPIKIDVALNKSNNTVEAQSIWINNEEESMIKNDFSVYYNLPKDNINIYIRKDK, encoded by the coding sequence ATGATTAGGGAGTGGATTATTACCATTGTGTCGGTGATTATTTTTGTAACCTTTGTAGAGATTCTTATACCCAATTCTAATAATAAAAGATTTATTAATGTAGTTGTTGGCCTACTGATTATGATGGTTATTTTAAATCCCCTTATGGGATTCCTTCAAGGGGAGGTGGATTTAGGTGAAAAAATTCTACAAACTTCAAATCATTTGGATTACAAAACAGCGCAAAACAGAATAGCGCAAACTGATTATATGCAGGAGGAGGCAGTTGTCGCACTGTATAAAGGACAACTAGCGCAGCAAATGAAAAATCGAATAGAGAATAATTTCTATTATACTGTTGAGGATATCCATTTAGAGATAGAAGAAAAACAAACCAGCGAATTTGGTATGATTCATGGGGTAGAAATCATCCTTAGAGAAGGGATAGAGGATACCAATAGGAGAAACGAAAAAAAGGAAATAGTCCCTATAAAAATTGATGTGGCGCTTAATAAAAGTAATAATACTGTAGAAGCTCAGAGCATATGGATAAATAATGAAGAAGAAAGTATGATAAAAAATGATTTTAGTGTGTATTATAACTTACCAAAGGACAACATAAACATTTATATACGCAAAGATAAGTGA
- the spoIIIAG gene encoding stage III sporulation protein AG, which yields MDNDKLKSMLKNLLSKKYIANLLVLMAIGVMALIVSSNFFMKDSRTKNIYSDPTEDVLVQQSSQPMMEEEVVEHRLKEILQSIRGVGEVEVMVTFEMGTEIIPASNTTKSTDTTEEKDSGGGTRVVASENITETVVVANEANGHKPLVLKEIKPQVNGVIVVAEGADSVEVKAKLYEAVKTVLQVPGHKVEVYSKK from the coding sequence ATGGATAATGACAAACTTAAAAGCATGCTAAAGAACTTATTATCAAAAAAGTATATTGCTAATCTTCTTGTTCTGATGGCCATAGGGGTAATGGCACTTATTGTATCCAGCAACTTTTTTATGAAGGATTCTAGGACAAAAAATATTTATAGTGACCCGACGGAGGATGTGCTGGTGCAACAAAGCAGCCAACCAATGATGGAGGAGGAAGTGGTAGAGCATAGGTTAAAGGAGATTTTGCAAAGTATTAGAGGGGTTGGAGAAGTTGAAGTGATGGTTACCTTTGAGATGGGGACAGAAATTATACCAGCTTCTAATACGACAAAGTCTACAGATACAACAGAAGAAAAAGATTCAGGAGGCGGAACAAGGGTTGTGGCTTCAGAAAACATCACAGAAACGGTGGTTGTCGCGAATGAAGCGAATGGACATAAACCATTGGTATTAAAAGAAATAAAGCCACAGGTAAACGGTGTAATTGTGGTTGCTGAAGGAGCAGACAGTGTGGAGGTAAAGGCAAAGCTATATGAAGCGGTTAAAACCGTGCTTCAAGTGCCTGGACATAAGGTGGAAGTGTATTCAAAAAAATAG
- a CDS encoding SpoIIIAH-like family protein, with amino-acid sequence MKLKLSNVGRKNLVIFSLVIMLGLIGYINYSLNRQSLLQTSSELEQYRMTMLEESGVMLDLLEEDALIEEMEDQDAKDQDTEKQEEALEEGEKQEEKQETEDVLAEEEAQIVDSRSYNEVVGLVNETSAEIAENITNRETMKSSTYFIESRLERDKKRSEMISYLNDIINNQLTSEEIRGEAQTVKLDMITSTEKEVLIENMIVGKGFNDAIVYLTDKSVNVVVSADALTETDVAKIVDIIRRETNIGMEGITIMNKK; translated from the coding sequence ATGAAACTGAAACTTTCAAATGTAGGAAGAAAAAATCTTGTTATCTTTTCTCTAGTAATTATGTTAGGACTTATAGGATATATCAATTATAGTCTGAATAGACAATCTCTATTGCAGACCTCTAGTGAATTAGAACAGTATAGGATGACAATGTTGGAAGAAAGTGGTGTGATGCTAGACTTATTAGAGGAAGATGCCTTGATAGAGGAAATGGAGGATCAGGATGCAAAAGATCAAGATACAGAGAAGCAAGAAGAGGCATTAGAGGAAGGAGAAAAGCAAGAGGAGAAGCAAGAAACAGAGGATGTGTTGGCAGAAGAGGAAGCACAGATCGTTGACAGCAGATCCTATAATGAGGTAGTGGGTTTAGTAAATGAGACAAGTGCAGAAATAGCAGAAAACATAACAAATAGAGAAACGATGAAAAGTAGTACATACTTTATAGAGAGTAGATTAGAAAGAGATAAAAAGCGCAGTGAAATGATTAGCTATTTGAATGATATTATTAACAATCAATTAACCAGCGAGGAAATTAGGGGAGAGGCACAAACCGTAAAATTGGATATGATTACTAGTACTGAAAAAGAAGTTTTAATAGAGAATATGATTGTAGGCAAAGGTTTTAACGATGCCATCGTCTATCTAACAGATAAATCAGTCAATGTTGTAGTAAGTGCTGATGCCTTAACAGAAACAGATGTAGCAAAGATTGTTGACATCATAAGAAGAGAAACAAACATAGGTATGGAGGGTATAACGATTATGAATAAAAAATAG
- a CDS encoding Asp23/Gls24 family envelope stress response protein, producing the protein MDAIEKLEYGEVKVADEVLATIAGIAATEVIGVCGMSGGLADGIAEILGKKNLSKGVRIDVTEEGVAIDLYLIVDYGVKIPELAWKIQDSVKTTIESMIGTKVIDVNIHIQGVNFPKETIEEAPVPKG; encoded by the coding sequence ATGGATGCAATTGAAAAGTTAGAATATGGGGAAGTGAAGGTAGCGGATGAGGTGCTTGCTACTATAGCTGGAATTGCTGCAACAGAGGTAATCGGTGTATGTGGAATGAGTGGAGGATTAGCAGATGGTATCGCTGAAATTTTAGGTAAAAAAAATTTATCCAAAGGTGTCAGGATAGATGTAACAGAGGAAGGTGTAGCCATAGATTTGTACCTTATTGTGGATTATGGTGTGAAGATTCCAGAGCTAGCTTGGAAAATACAAGATAGTGTGAAAACCACCATTGAAAGCATGATAGGTACAAAGGTTATTGACGTAAATATTCATATACAAGGCGTTAATTTCCCTAAAGAAACAATTGAAGAAGCTCCAGTCCCCAAAGGTTAA
- the nusB gene encoding transcription antitermination factor NusB: MNRKLARELCMKVIFEMLMNKTYDKKLLKNYLSEEDEIEEIQATYIQTVITSTIEHLEEINRVIEKYAIGWTLDRIAKVDLAILQLALAEILYIEDIPYNVSINEAVELAKKYSSNESTSFINGILGKFIEKEGIKKND, encoded by the coding sequence ATGAATAGAAAACTAGCTAGAGAATTATGTATGAAAGTCATCTTTGAAATGCTGATGAATAAGACTTATGACAAAAAGTTATTAAAAAACTATTTATCAGAAGAGGATGAAATAGAAGAGATACAAGCAACCTACATACAGACAGTGATAACATCCACCATTGAGCATTTAGAAGAAATCAATCGCGTGATAGAAAAATATGCCATTGGTTGGACATTGGACCGTATTGCGAAGGTAGATTTAGCAATTTTACAATTGGCATTAGCAGAGATCCTATATATTGAAGATATACCCTATAATGTATCTATCAATGAGGCAGTGGAATTGGCTAAGAAATATAGTAGCAATGAGTCAACTTCATTCATCAATGGTATTTTAGGAAAGTTTATAGAAAAAGAAGGTATCAAAAAAAATGATTAA
- a CDS encoding O-sialoglycoprotein endopeptidase produces the protein MIKEAVVLGLDTSNYTTSLALINLKGELLKEERQLLPVKKGNLGLRQSEALFQHIKNMPLLVEAISENISYKVVAIAGAIKPRPVEESYMPVFLAAASFGKTMGSLWKVPFYGFSHQEGHIEAGLWSLGLKFEKPFLALHLSGGTTELLKIIPQKVGYEIELLGGTSDISAGQFIDRIGVKLNLPFPSGAHLEALLSEGEKIDMNIPIAVKGTTLSFSGPETFLQRRLDENFSSSQIAFSIFQCIAKSLLKLIKNAFKKYPYQQLLIVGGVASNQVIKNFLEDQLQKEKVAVYFGRPKYCSDNAVGIGALGLESYLKKDEFALRG, from the coding sequence ATGATTAAGGAAGCTGTTGTATTAGGCCTGGATACTAGCAATTACACAACCTCTTTAGCCTTAATAAATCTCAAGGGAGAACTCCTTAAGGAAGAAAGACAGTTGTTGCCGGTAAAAAAAGGAAATCTAGGATTAAGGCAATCTGAGGCATTATTTCAACACATAAAGAATATGCCTCTTTTAGTGGAGGCTATTAGTGAAAATATTTCTTATAAGGTTGTTGCAATTGCCGGAGCTATAAAGCCAAGGCCCGTAGAGGAATCTTATATGCCGGTGTTTTTAGCAGCAGCGTCCTTTGGTAAAACGATGGGCAGCTTATGGAAGGTGCCTTTTTATGGCTTTAGCCATCAGGAAGGACATATTGAAGCAGGACTGTGGTCCTTGGGCCTAAAGTTTGAGAAGCCTTTTTTAGCCCTGCATCTATCTGGAGGAACAACTGAGCTCTTAAAGATCATACCCCAAAAGGTAGGGTATGAGATAGAACTTCTTGGGGGTACCAGTGATATTAGCGCAGGACAATTTATTGATCGCATCGGTGTAAAACTAAACCTTCCCTTTCCATCTGGAGCTCATTTAGAAGCATTGTTATCTGAAGGAGAAAAAATAGATATGAATATTCCTATAGCTGTAAAAGGTACTACCCTTAGTTTTTCAGGTCCCGAAACCTTCCTTCAAAGAAGGTTAGATGAAAATTTTTCTTCTTCACAAATCGCCTTCTCTATTTTTCAGTGTATAGCAAAATCATTATTAAAGCTAATAAAAAATGCGTTTAAAAAATATCCTTATCAACAATTACTAATTGTGGGGGGGGTGGCCTCTAATCAAGTGATAAAAAACTTTTTAGAGGATCAATTGCAAAAGGAGAAGGTAGCGGTATATTTTGGTAGACCCAAATACTGCTCAGATAATGCTGTAGGGATAGGGGCTTTAGGCTTAGAAAGCTATTTAAAGAAAGATGAATTCGCTTTAAGGGGATAA
- the xseA gene encoding exodeoxyribonuclease VII large subunit encodes MEVKTLTVSEISHYIKRLLTSDPILCNIHVEGELSNFKLHSSGHLYFTLKDAYSKITCIMFKSNTSQLTITPKDGMKVVIKGYISLYERDGQYQLYVQEMKSAGLGNLHIAFQQLKDSLQKEGIFDAKHKKPIPFIPQKIGIITSPTGAAIRDILSVIKRRFPKVELCIFPVLVQGEQAAASIVKAIELCNTYEDIEVIILGRGGGSIEELWAFNEEVVARGIFHSKIPIVSAVGHETDFTIADFVADVRAQTPSAAAELVVPRLKDIEETLNTFQKRLSFLMNTKLIQEKQRLDAMKNSYSFKYPLNPVYDQKQYIDQLYKNLSKVMHQKIFLYKENLRNTVERLNSLNPLSVFSRGYAVVTDPHGKIIKSVAEVKEDYLMKIRLLDGSITTKVIEVEKEDKPLEKTKL; translated from the coding sequence ATGGAAGTAAAGACCTTAACAGTTTCAGAAATAAGTCATTATATTAAAAGATTATTAACCAGTGATCCCATTCTATGTAATATTCATGTAGAAGGGGAATTATCCAATTTTAAATTACATAGCAGCGGACATTTGTATTTTACCTTGAAGGATGCTTATAGTAAAATTACTTGTATTATGTTTAAATCAAATACCAGTCAGTTAACGATAACCCCTAAAGATGGCATGAAGGTTGTGATTAAGGGGTACATATCTTTGTATGAAAGAGATGGACAATATCAACTATATGTCCAGGAAATGAAATCTGCTGGTCTAGGAAACCTGCATATCGCCTTCCAACAATTGAAGGATTCCCTTCAAAAAGAAGGTATTTTCGATGCTAAACATAAAAAACCCATCCCATTTATTCCCCAAAAAATAGGCATTATTACTTCTCCCACCGGTGCCGCCATAAGAGATATCCTATCTGTTATCAAAAGACGATTTCCAAAAGTGGAATTATGTATTTTTCCTGTATTGGTGCAGGGAGAACAAGCGGCGGCTTCTATTGTAAAGGCAATAGAACTTTGTAATACTTATGAAGATATCGAGGTAATCATTTTAGGAAGGGGTGGAGGATCTATTGAGGAATTATGGGCCTTTAACGAAGAAGTGGTGGCTAGAGGAATTTTTCATAGCAAAATTCCCATTGTATCAGCGGTTGGCCATGAAACAGATTTTACTATAGCCGATTTTGTAGCAGATGTAAGGGCTCAAACACCTTCGGCGGCGGCAGAGTTGGTGGTGCCTAGACTGAAGGATATAGAAGAAACATTGAATACTTTTCAAAAAAGACTATCATTTTTAATGAATACAAAACTAATACAGGAAAAACAAAGGCTAGATGCTATGAAAAACAGTTATTCTTTTAAATATCCCTTGAATCCTGTCTATGATCAAAAACAATATATAGATCAACTCTATAAAAATCTCAGCAAGGTGATGCATCAAAAAATATTCTTATATAAAGAAAATTTAAGAAATACAGTAGAACGATTAAATAGTTTAAATCCACTTTCAGTATTTTCAAGGGGGTATGCTGTAGTCACTGACCCCCATGGGAAAATCATTAAAAGTGTTGCAGAAGTAAAGGAAGATTATCTTATGAAAATTCGTTTATTAGATGGAAGTATCACCACCAAGGTAATAGAGGTAGAAAAGGAGGACAAACCCCTTGAGAAAACTAAGCTATGA
- a CDS encoding exodeoxyribonuclease VII small subunit, with protein MRKLSYEKALKRLEEVIQQLESKELSLEDSLKLFQEGIDLYRICNTKLNEVEEKIMIIIEENGEIKNIPFTDMEV; from the coding sequence TTGAGAAAACTAAGCTATGAAAAAGCACTAAAGCGATTAGAAGAAGTGATTCAACAGTTAGAAAGTAAAGAATTATCTCTAGAAGATTCCTTAAAATTATTTCAAGAGGGAATCGATTTATATAGAATTTGTAACACAAAACTAAATGAAGTAGAAGAAAAAATTATGATAATTATTGAAGAAAACGGAGAAATTAAAAATATTCCATTTACAGATATGGAGGTCTAA
- a CDS encoding polyprenyl synthetase family protein yields MDWRNQLNVYIDSINVALGRYIQVRDTKNKTLVEAMNYSLMAGGKRLRPVLALASYEIFNDVLEEILPYACGIEMIHTYSLVHDDLPAMDNDDYRRGKLTNHKVFGEGIAILAGDGLLNYAFEIMLQDAVKRDPIKPYVESIKVIAQAAGINGMIGGQVVDLESENQKIDAKTLDYIHLNKTAALIAAPLKVGAIIGKAKEEDIKNMEEIGNILGLAFQIRDDILDIEGEQEKLGKNIGSDESKNKSTYPAIYGLEYSKKKVRELTSEANRKISQYADKSKFLFELSNYLVHRES; encoded by the coding sequence ATGGATTGGAGAAATCAGCTAAATGTTTATATAGATAGTATTAATGTGGCGCTAGGGAGGTACATACAAGTAAGAGATACTAAAAATAAAACCTTAGTTGAAGCAATGAATTATAGTTTAATGGCAGGAGGAAAACGGTTAAGGCCTGTATTAGCATTGGCTTCCTATGAGATTTTTAATGATGTGCTAGAAGAAATCTTGCCTTATGCCTGTGGTATAGAGATGATTCATACTTATTCTTTGGTTCATGATGATTTACCAGCAATGGATAATGATGACTATCGTAGAGGCAAGTTAACGAATCATAAGGTTTTTGGAGAAGGAATAGCTATTTTAGCGGGGGATGGATTGTTAAATTATGCTTTTGAAATCATGTTGCAGGATGCAGTAAAAAGAGATCCCATAAAGCCTTATGTTGAAAGTATAAAGGTAATTGCCCAAGCAGCAGGTATCAATGGCATGATAGGTGGACAAGTAGTGGACCTTGAAAGTGAGAATCAAAAAATTGATGCTAAAACCTTGGATTATATACACTTAAACAAAACGGCAGCTTTGATAGCAGCACCTCTAAAAGTAGGAGCAATCATTGGGAAGGCTAAGGAAGAAGATATAAAAAACATGGAGGAGATAGGAAATATTTTGGGACTAGCTTTCCAGATAAGGGATGATATTTTGGATATTGAAGGGGAACAGGAAAAACTAGGAAAAAATATAGGTAGTGATGAAAGCAAAAATAAATCTACTTATCCTGCAATCTATGGCTTGGAATATTCTAAAAAAAAGGTAAGGGAATTAACCTCTGAGGCAAATCGGAAAATAAGCCAATACGCCGATAAATCCAAATTTTTATTTGAGTTAAGTAATTACTTAGTGCATAGGGAGTCTTAA
- a CDS encoding divergent PAP2 family protein, with product MDFLDAIFNNRILWTSILAWFIAQSLKVIHTFIVDKRFNASRFVGSGGMPSSHSAFVMGLTTATGKTHGWDSTIFAICLGFSLIVMYDAAGVRNAVGKQAIILNKVIEGIHHKTEKKVTEQRLKELIGHTPIEVMAGAILGILIGNFMV from the coding sequence GTGGATTTTTTAGATGCTATTTTTAACAACAGAATATTATGGACCTCTATTTTGGCATGGTTTATAGCACAGTCTTTAAAGGTAATACATACATTTATTGTAGATAAGCGATTTAATGCTTCAAGGTTTGTGGGTTCTGGGGGAATGCCTAGCTCTCACTCAGCCTTTGTTATGGGACTAACTACTGCAACAGGAAAAACCCATGGATGGGATTCAACAATATTTGCCATTTGCCTTGGCTTTTCTTTAATTGTTATGTATGATGCAGCTGGCGTTAGAAACGCTGTAGGAAAACAGGCCATTATCCTTAATAAGGTAATAGAAGGTATTCATCATAAAACAGAAAAAAAGGTTACAGAACAAAGATTAAAGGAGCTAATAGGGCATACACCCATTGAGGTAATGGCAGGCGCTATTTTAGGCATCCTAATAGGAAATTTCATGGTTTGA